From a region of the Alnus glutinosa chromosome 1, dhAlnGlut1.1, whole genome shotgun sequence genome:
- the LOC133859091 gene encoding protein FAR1-RELATED SEQUENCE 2-like, whose translation MSCNNHHLKSEGVISTYEVKEYVVVGSHMVEKIFLVYLNKDEFEVKCTCALFKLRGILCRHSISVLVTKKVYYLPPKYFIDRWRKDIKRENSMIKSSFDACGDNPNVKIHDKMRRTFEELVPLTSENMEHCMDVMKNIDKLTEKYRALKLVPNHSSHHAPVAVSSSSCNEVVKDNKKVLSPIKVKRKGKLRSKRKVPVIETVAKKK comes from the coding sequence atgTCTTGTAATAACCATCATCTCAAAAGTGAAGGTGTGATTTCTACCTATGAAGTGAAGGAATACGTTGTCGTTGGAAGCCACATGgtagaaaaaatatttcttgtttatttgAATAAAGATGAATTTGAAGTGAAGTGCACCTGTGCATTGTTCAAATTAAGAGGCATCTTATGCAGGCATTCTATTTCTGTGTTAGTGACAAAGAAAGTGTACTATCTGCcaccaaaatattttattgatagaTGGAGGAAGGATATAAAGCGAGAAAACTCTATGATTAAGAGTAGTTTTGATGCTTGTGGTGATAATCCTAATGTTAAAATACATGACAAGATGAGAAGGACTTTTGAAGAATTGGTACCGCTCACATCAGAAAACATGGAACATTGCATGGATGTgatgaaaaatattgataagtTAACAGAGAAATATCGTGCCTTAAAGCTTGTGCCCAATCACTCTTCCCATCACGCTCCAGTTGCTGTCTCATCTTCGAGCTGTAATGAAGTCGTTAAAGATAATAAAAAGGTGCTTAGTCCTATTAAGGTTAAGCGTAAAGGAAAGCTACGGTCAAAGCGAAAGGTGCCTGTTATAGAAACAGTGGccaagaagaaatga